A window of the Aromatoleum aromaticum EbN1 genome harbors these coding sequences:
- a CDS encoding DUF4258 domain-containing protein, whose product MHSTHHFKTRMSQRGITGDMVNLALEYGEEDPENLARLVFGRRRATQLIEEKQRQVRAKEQALREEKRELKLLKKLADKGGIVVVAADATLITTYNLAA is encoded by the coding sequence ATGCACAGCACTCATCACTTCAAGACGCGGATGTCCCAGCGTGGCATTACGGGGGACATGGTGAATCTGGCCCTCGAGTACGGCGAGGAAGACCCGGAGAACCTCGCTCGCCTGGTGTTCGGTCGTCGCCGGGCCACCCAGCTCATCGAAGAAAAGCAGCGCCAGGTGCGGGCCAAGGAGCAGGCGCTGCGTGAGGAGAAGCGCGAGCTGAAGCTCCTCAAGAAGTTGGCCGACAAGGGCGGGATCGTTGTTGTGGCGGCGGACGCTACCCTGATCACCACCTACAACCTGGCCGCCTGA